A region of Streptomyces sp. NBC_01750 DNA encodes the following proteins:
- a CDS encoding glycosyltransferase family 1 protein: MKAIRRFTVRPVLPEPLSPLSDLARNLRWSWHTETRDLFQAVDPEGWQAAGGDPVRLLGAVSAARLAELAGDRRFLRRLTAVADDLDDYLLGRRWYQAHSGTSGDIDPEAPDFPAAVAYFSPEFGVTAALPQYSGGLGILAGDHLKAASDLGVPLIGVGLLYRHGYFRQSLSRDGWQQEHYPLLDPNELPVSLLRETEGTPVQVSLALPGGRSLRAHVWVAQVGRVPLLMLDSDVEENDPGERDVTDRLYGGGSEHRLLQEMLLGIGGVRAVRAYCRLAGHPAPEVFHTNEGHAGFLGLERIRELGDTGLDFDAALEAVRAGTVFTTHTPVPAGIDRFDRELVARHFGDRAELAGVPVEKVLQLGMETYPGGEPNLFNMAVMGLRLAQRANGVSVLHGAVSRGMFAGLWPGFDAEEVPITSVTNGVHAPTWVAPEVFRLGARQIGPGRTEDALSVGDSERWDAVADIPDADIWELRRGLREQLVLEVRERLHASWRQRGAGAAELGWIDGVLDPDVLTIGFARRVPSYKRLTLMLRDRDRLMELLLHPTRPIQIVVAGKAHPADDSGKRLVRELVRFADDPRVRHRIVFLPDYGMAMAQKLYPGCDVWLNNPLRPLEACGTSGMKAALNGCLNLSVLDGWWDEWFEPDFGWAIPTADGSATDDDRRDELEAGALYELIEERVAPRFYDRNGGGLPERWIEMVRRTLTTLGPKVLAGRMVREYVERLYAPAARAHRSLNADTARELAAWKSRVRIAWPRVAVDHVEALEQASPAGTAELGATLALRVRVALGDLQPDDVEVQAVAGQVDSDDAIAGAQTSPLKPTSGPDLDGRWVYEGPLALDRTGPFGYTVRILPDHRLLAASADLGLVALPTEATGEGAGVLMR, from the coding sequence GTGAAGGCCATTCGTCGATTCACCGTCCGCCCCGTCCTCCCCGAACCGCTCAGTCCGCTCAGCGATCTGGCGCGCAATCTGCGCTGGTCCTGGCATACCGAGACCCGTGACCTCTTCCAGGCCGTCGATCCCGAAGGATGGCAGGCGGCGGGCGGCGACCCCGTGCGGCTGCTCGGGGCCGTGTCCGCCGCCCGACTGGCCGAGCTGGCCGGAGACCGGCGCTTTCTGCGCAGACTGACCGCCGTCGCCGACGACCTGGACGACTATCTGCTCGGGCGCAGGTGGTACCAGGCGCACAGCGGCACCTCCGGCGACATCGATCCCGAGGCGCCGGACTTCCCGGCAGCGGTCGCCTACTTCTCGCCGGAGTTCGGGGTCACCGCCGCACTCCCGCAGTACTCCGGCGGCCTCGGCATCCTCGCCGGCGACCATCTCAAGGCCGCCAGCGACCTCGGCGTACCGCTCATCGGCGTCGGGCTGCTCTACCGCCACGGCTACTTCCGCCAGTCGTTGTCCCGCGACGGCTGGCAGCAGGAGCACTATCCGCTTCTCGATCCGAACGAGCTCCCGGTGAGCCTGCTGCGGGAGACCGAAGGGACCCCCGTCCAGGTGTCCCTGGCGCTGCCCGGCGGTCGCTCACTGCGCGCGCACGTCTGGGTCGCGCAGGTCGGCCGAGTACCACTGCTGATGCTCGACTCGGACGTCGAGGAGAACGATCCCGGCGAGCGCGATGTCACCGACCGGCTGTACGGCGGCGGCAGCGAGCACCGGCTGCTGCAGGAGATGCTGCTGGGGATCGGGGGGGTACGTGCGGTACGTGCGTACTGCCGGCTCGCCGGCCACCCCGCGCCCGAGGTGTTCCACACCAACGAGGGGCACGCCGGCTTCCTCGGCCTGGAGCGCATCCGCGAACTGGGTGACACGGGCCTGGACTTCGACGCGGCGCTGGAGGCGGTCCGGGCCGGGACCGTGTTCACCACCCACACGCCCGTGCCCGCCGGGATCGACCGCTTCGACCGCGAGCTCGTCGCCCGCCACTTCGGCGACCGCGCGGAGCTGGCCGGAGTCCCGGTCGAGAAGGTGCTCCAGCTCGGTATGGAGACCTATCCGGGCGGCGAGCCCAATCTCTTCAACATGGCGGTGATGGGGCTGCGGCTGGCCCAGCGCGCCAACGGGGTCTCGGTCCTGCACGGTGCGGTGAGCCGCGGCATGTTCGCCGGCCTGTGGCCCGGCTTCGACGCCGAGGAGGTGCCGATCACCTCGGTCACCAACGGGGTGCACGCGCCGACCTGGGTGGCGCCCGAGGTGTTCCGGCTCGGTGCGCGCCAGATCGGCCCGGGCCGCACCGAGGACGCCCTGTCCGTGGGCGACTCCGAGCGCTGGGACGCCGTCGCGGACATCCCGGACGCCGACATCTGGGAGCTGCGCCGCGGCCTGCGGGAACAGCTGGTCCTGGAGGTACGGGAGCGGCTGCACGCCTCCTGGCGCCAGCGCGGCGCCGGCGCGGCCGAACTGGGCTGGATCGACGGGGTGCTCGACCCGGATGTGCTGACCATCGGGTTCGCCCGCCGGGTTCCCTCGTACAAACGGCTCACCCTGATGCTGCGCGACCGCGACCGGCTGATGGAGCTGCTGCTCCACCCCACCAGGCCCATCCAGATCGTCGTCGCGGGCAAGGCGCATCCGGCGGACGACAGCGGCAAGCGGCTGGTGCGGGAGCTGGTGCGGTTCGCCGACGATCCGCGGGTCCGTCATCGCATCGTCTTCCTGCCCGACTACGGCATGGCGATGGCGCAGAAGCTCTACCCGGGCTGTGATGTGTGGCTGAACAATCCGCTGCGGCCGCTGGAGGCCTGCGGGACGAGCGGGATGAAGGCCGCGCTGAACGGCTGCCTCAACCTGTCCGTGCTCGACGGCTGGTGGGACGAGTGGTTCGAGCCGGACTTCGGCTGGGCCATTCCCACCGCGGACGGCTCGGCCACCGACGACGACCGCCGCGACGAGCTGGAGGCGGGCGCGCTGTACGAGCTGATCGAGGAGCGGGTGGCGCCCCGCTTCTACGACCGCAACGGCGGCGGACTGCCCGAGCGCTGGATCGAGATGGTCCGCCGGACGCTGACCACGCTCGGCCCCAAGGTGCTCGCCGGCCGCATGGTGCGCGAGTACGTGGAGCGGCTGTACGCCCCGGCCGCCCGGGCCCACCGGTCCCTGAACGCGGACACCGCACGTGAGCTGGCGGCCTGGAAGTCCCGGGTGCGCATCGCCTGGCCGCGGGTGGCCGTCGACCATGTGGAGGCCCTCGAACAGGCCTCGCCCGCGGGCACGGCGGAGCTGGGCGCCACCCTCGCGCTCCGGGTGCGGGTTGCCCTGGGCGACCTGCAGCCGGACGATGTGGAGGTGCAGGCGGTGGCGGGTCAGGTCGACTCGGACGACGCGATCGCCGGCGCCCAGACCTCCCCGCTGAAGCCGACGAGCGGCCCCGACCTGGACGGCCGCTGGGTGTACGAGGGTCCGCTCGCGCTCGACCGTACGGGTCCCTTCGGTTATACGGTGCGGATCCTGCCGGACCACCGACTGCTCGCCGCCAGCGCGGATCTGGGGCTGGTCGCGCTGCCGACGGAGGCGACGGGGGAGGGCGCGGGCGTTCTGATGCGGTGA
- a CDS encoding alginate lyase family protein, whose amino-acid sequence MRTGSRALRRPRTLLLALAALLAPVLAAVLTAPASAVRDTAQQAAAPTEFTHPGVLVSRPQLDFVKAKVRDGAQPWKSAYDQMISSKYASLSRTAKPRAVVECGSYSNPNIGCTDEREDAIAAYTLSLAWYIGGDSRYARKSIEIMDAWSAVIKDHTNSNAPLQTGWAGSSWPRAAEIVKYTYGSWPNSGRFGTMLRTVYLPEVINGSHSNGNWELSMTEAAIGIAVFLEDRGAYDKAVATFRGRVPAYIYLASDGSLPKTAPGSGLDTRDKIIKYWQGQSTFMDGLSQETCRDLTHTGYGLSAVSHIAETSRIQGRDLYPEVAARLRHALGLHSRYQLGTPVPGNLCGGSLKDKLGPVTEVGFNALHNRMGIDMSNTQRLTEQQRPAGSNNLFVAWETLTHAGNPG is encoded by the coding sequence ATGCGTACCGGATCACGCGCCCTGCGCAGACCAAGAACGCTTCTGCTCGCCCTCGCGGCGCTCCTGGCCCCAGTACTGGCCGCGGTGCTGACAGCCCCGGCCTCGGCCGTCAGGGACACCGCTCAACAGGCAGCCGCCCCCACGGAGTTCACCCATCCCGGCGTGCTCGTCAGCCGTCCGCAGCTCGACTTCGTGAAGGCGAAGGTCAGGGACGGCGCCCAGCCCTGGAAATCCGCCTACGACCAGATGATCAGCAGCAAGTACGCCTCACTTTCGCGTACCGCCAAGCCCCGCGCGGTCGTCGAGTGCGGCTCGTACTCCAACCCCAACATAGGCTGTACGGACGAGCGCGAGGACGCCATCGCCGCGTACACCCTCTCGCTGGCCTGGTACATCGGCGGGGACAGCCGGTACGCCAGGAAGTCGATCGAGATCATGGACGCCTGGTCCGCCGTGATCAAGGACCACACCAACAGCAACGCCCCGCTGCAGACCGGCTGGGCCGGATCCTCCTGGCCGCGGGCCGCCGAGATCGTCAAGTACACCTACGGCAGCTGGCCGAACTCCGGCCGCTTCGGGACCATGCTGCGCACCGTCTATCTCCCCGAGGTCATCAACGGCTCGCACTCCAACGGCAACTGGGAGCTGAGCATGACCGAGGCCGCGATCGGCATCGCGGTCTTCCTGGAGGACCGGGGCGCCTACGACAAGGCCGTCGCCACATTCCGCGGCCGCGTCCCCGCGTACATCTATCTGGCCTCCGACGGCTCGCTGCCGAAGACCGCCCCCGGCTCCGGTCTCGACACTCGCGACAAGATCATCAAGTACTGGCAGGGCCAGTCGACGTTCATGGACGGGCTCAGCCAGGAGACCTGCCGCGACCTCACCCACACCGGATACGGACTCTCCGCCGTCTCGCACATCGCCGAGACCAGCCGTATCCAGGGCCGGGACCTCTACCCGGAGGTCGCCGCCCGGCTCCGGCACGCGCTCGGCCTGCACAGCAGGTACCAGCTCGGCACGCCCGTGCCCGGCAACCTCTGCGGAGGCAGTCTCAAGGACAAGCTCGGCCCCGTCACCGAGGTCGGCTTCAACGCCCTGCACAACCGCATGGGCATCGACATGAGCAACACCCAGCGCCTCACCGAGCAGCAGCGGCCCGCCGGGTCCAACAACCTGTTCGTCGCCTGGGAGACCCTCACCCATGCCGGCAATCCCGGCTAG
- a CDS encoding M4 family metallopeptidase, translating into MRPTPRRRTTATGALIATAALLAVGFQTGTSSAEPAASAAPAAATAGKADPGALPLTLSPAQRAELIRKASATTAATAKELGLTAQEKLVVRDVTQDRDGTTHTRYERTYAGLPVLGGDLVVSETKAGATESVSKASRSVLKNIDTGADVAPAAAEKQALGAARAEGSAKAKADRAPRKVVWLASGTPTLAYETVVGGLQHDGTPNELHVVTDASTGKKLFEWQAVENGTGNTQYSGSVTVGSVQSGSTYNLTDSGRGNHKTYNLNHGSSGTGTLYSGSDDVWGNGQASEPETAGADAAYGAGLTWDYYKNVHGRSGIRGDGVGAYSRVHYGNAYVNAFWQDSCFCMTYGDGSGNAKPLTSIDVAAHEMTHGVTAATAKLVYSGESGGLNEATSDIFAAAVEFYANNAQDKGDYLVGEKIDINGDGTPLRYMDKPSKDGASKDAWYSGIGGVDVHYSSGPANHWYYLLSEGSGAKVINGVNYDSPTSDGLPVTGIGRDKASLIWFKALTTKFNSTTNYAAARTGTIAVATELYGATSAEVKSVTDAWAGINVGARPGGDPDPGGTVFENTADVAIPDNGAAVTSTVNVTGRTGNAPATLKVGVDIIHTWRGDLVVDLVAPDGTVYNLKPFSSSDSADNVQATYTVNASSEVANGAWKLRVQDKAAWDTGYINSFKLTF; encoded by the coding sequence GTGAGACCCACGCCTCGCCGGCGCACCACCGCGACCGGAGCTCTTATAGCCACCGCCGCCCTCCTGGCGGTCGGATTCCAGACAGGTACGTCATCGGCCGAACCGGCGGCATCCGCCGCGCCGGCGGCAGCGACAGCGGGGAAGGCCGACCCCGGCGCCCTGCCGTTGACTCTCAGCCCCGCGCAGCGCGCCGAGCTGATCCGCAAGGCGAGCGCCACCACGGCGGCGACCGCCAAGGAACTGGGCCTCACCGCCCAGGAGAAGCTCGTCGTGCGGGACGTCACGCAGGACCGTGACGGCACCACGCACACCCGCTACGAGCGTACCTACGCCGGGCTCCCGGTCCTCGGCGGCGACCTCGTGGTCTCCGAGACCAAGGCGGGCGCCACCGAGTCGGTCAGCAAGGCCTCCCGGTCGGTCCTGAAGAACATCGACACCGGCGCCGACGTCGCTCCCGCCGCCGCCGAGAAGCAGGCGCTGGGCGCGGCCAGGGCGGAGGGCTCGGCGAAGGCCAAGGCCGACCGCGCACCGCGCAAGGTGGTCTGGCTGGCGTCGGGCACGCCGACTCTCGCGTACGAGACCGTCGTCGGTGGCCTCCAGCACGACGGCACTCCGAACGAGCTGCACGTCGTCACCGACGCCTCCACCGGCAAGAAGCTCTTCGAGTGGCAGGCCGTCGAGAACGGCACCGGCAACACGCAGTACAGCGGCTCGGTGACGGTCGGCAGCGTGCAGTCCGGCAGCACGTACAACCTCACCGACTCCGGGCGCGGCAACCACAAGACGTACAACCTGAACCACGGCTCCAGCGGCACCGGCACCCTGTACTCGGGTTCGGACGACGTCTGGGGCAACGGCCAGGCCTCCGAACCTGAGACCGCCGGCGCGGACGCCGCCTACGGCGCCGGGCTCACCTGGGACTACTACAAGAACGTGCACGGCCGCTCCGGCATCCGTGGTGACGGTGTCGGCGCGTACTCCCGTGTCCACTACGGCAACGCGTACGTCAACGCGTTCTGGCAGGACAGCTGCTTCTGCATGACGTACGGCGACGGCTCGGGCAACGCCAAGCCGCTCACGTCCATCGACGTGGCCGCGCACGAGATGACCCACGGCGTCACCGCCGCCACCGCGAAGCTCGTCTACAGCGGCGAGTCCGGCGGCCTCAACGAGGCGACGTCCGACATCTTCGCCGCGGCCGTCGAGTTCTACGCCAACAACGCCCAGGACAAGGGTGACTACCTGGTCGGCGAGAAGATCGACATCAACGGCGACGGCACCCCGCTGCGCTACATGGACAAGCCGAGCAAGGACGGTGCGTCCAAGGACGCCTGGTACTCGGGTATCGGCGGCGTCGACGTCCACTACTCCTCGGGTCCGGCGAACCACTGGTACTACCTGCTCTCCGAGGGCAGCGGTGCCAAGGTCATCAACGGGGTCAACTACGACTCCCCGACCTCCGACGGTCTGCCCGTGACCGGCATCGGCCGGGACAAGGCCTCGCTGATCTGGTTCAAGGCGCTCACCACGAAGTTCAACTCCACGACGAACTACGCGGCGGCCCGCACCGGCACCATCGCGGTCGCGACGGAGCTGTACGGAGCCACCAGCGCCGAGGTCAAGTCCGTGACCGACGCATGGGCCGGCATCAACGTCGGCGCCCGCCCCGGCGGCGACCCGGACCCGGGCGGCACGGTCTTCGAGAACACCGCTGACGTCGCGATCCCGGACAACGGCGCTGCTGTCACCTCGACGGTCAACGTCACGGGCCGTACGGGCAACGCCCCGGCCACCCTCAAGGTCGGCGTGGACATCATCCACACCTGGCGCGGCGACCTGGTCGTCGACCTGGTCGCCCCGGACGGAACGGTCTACAACCTGAAGCCGTTCAGCTCCTCCGACTCGGCGGACAACGTCCAGGCGACCTACACGGTCAACGCCTCCTCCGAGGTCGCCAACGGCGCCTGGAAGCTCCGCGTCCAGGACAAGGCCGCATGGGACACCGGCTACATCAACAGCTTCAAGCTCACTTTCTGA
- a CDS encoding TetR/AcrR family transcriptional regulator C-terminal domain-containing protein produces MGRFRPIGGPRPSTPLAGLRRRNTRRPWTAQAMASLTRPTVPPNAVKYTERVPRARHGTGLPPFEAIHTHLTLFAYVQGPAVTAESETRAEQHTGMPDAEWTARNAPCFGAIAATGNHALLNTPFTRDRFEPDPETLFEFGLRRTLDGIAVMISETSA; encoded by the coding sequence ATGGGCCGGTTCCGGCCGATTGGCGGGCCGCGCCCGAGCACGCCGCTCGCCGGGCTTCGCCGGCGTAACACCCGCCGTCCGTGGACGGCGCAGGCGATGGCGTCCCTCACGCGGCCGACCGTCCCGCCGAACGCGGTGAAGTACACCGAACGGGTACCGCGCGCTCGGCACGGCACCGGCCTGCCCCCCTTCGAGGCGATCCACACCCACCTCACGCTCTTCGCGTATGTCCAAGGGCCGGCTGTGACCGCGGAGTCGGAGACCCGGGCGGAGCAGCACACCGGAATGCCGGACGCCGAGTGGACGGCACGGAACGCGCCATGTTTCGGGGCGATCGCCGCGACCGGGAACCATGCCCTGCTCAACACGCCGTTCACACGGGACAGGTTCGAGCCGGACCCCGAAACGCTCTTCGAGTTCGGGCTGCGCCGAACACTCGACGGCATCGCAGTGATGATCAGCGAAACGTCCGCTTAA
- a CDS encoding ABC transporter ATP-binding protein, with protein sequence MTSSTTTAPYADGEDDRTGDGAPPLEEPAPVRADPFDRDALPAPQGATGVLLRSLLAPRRRFVGIAALLLLLQQAAVQAGPLLVAYAIDRGVPAFRTHDYGPLIAVAVGYALCAFGAGVLQYSFIRASARVNQDVLLDLRGRIFRHAQALSVDFHERYTSGRLISRSTTDVESLRELLSEGLQELIMVVLAFVYISAMLLWLDLGLGGLAVLSFVPLYLLVRLYQRRAKAVYSTRSTAIAAVIVKFAETMNGIRPVRAFRRERANDTEFQALNHHHERTNGDAMLEMARYVLGSRLVANTAVAGIVLWGAYRVADGTLALGVLAAAVLYLRRLYDPIDRLGMFLNSYQSAAASLEKIAGLLAQIPSVPEAQDPKELPARHSGHPGREVVFDGVRFAYRTGGEVLPRFDLTIPAGQTVAVVGSTGAGKSTLAKLLARFYDPTEGRVLLDGVELRELATPELRRGVVMVTQEAFLFSGTVAENIAIGRPDASREEIEQAAKAIGAHGFISGLPDGYDTDVRKRGGRISAGQRQLVAFARALLADPAVLILDEATSSLDIPGERAVQRAMDTVLHGRTAVVIAHRLSTVEIADRVLVMEHGRIVEDGAPGRLIAGEGRFAGLHRAWRDSVVG encoded by the coding sequence ATGACGTCATCGACGACCACCGCGCCGTACGCCGACGGCGAGGACGACCGTACGGGCGACGGCGCGCCGCCCCTGGAGGAGCCGGCGCCGGTCAGGGCCGACCCGTTCGACCGGGATGCGCTGCCGGCGCCGCAGGGCGCGACCGGCGTCCTGTTGCGGTCGCTCCTCGCGCCGCGGCGCCGCTTCGTCGGCATCGCCGCGCTGCTCCTGCTGCTTCAGCAGGCCGCCGTCCAGGCCGGTCCACTCCTCGTCGCGTACGCCATCGACCGCGGCGTACCGGCCTTCCGCACACACGACTACGGACCGCTGATCGCGGTCGCCGTCGGGTACGCCCTGTGCGCGTTCGGCGCCGGTGTCCTGCAGTACTCCTTCATCCGCGCCTCCGCCCGCGTCAACCAGGACGTCCTCCTCGATCTGCGCGGCCGCATCTTCCGTCACGCACAGGCCCTGAGCGTCGACTTCCACGAGCGGTACACCTCGGGCCGGCTCATCTCTCGGTCGACCACCGATGTCGAGTCCCTCCGGGAGCTGCTCAGCGAAGGCCTGCAGGAGCTGATCATGGTTGTCCTCGCCTTTGTCTACATCTCGGCGATGCTGCTCTGGCTGGACCTCGGACTCGGCGGGCTCGCGGTGCTCTCGTTCGTCCCGCTCTATCTGCTCGTACGCCTCTACCAGCGCCGTGCCAAGGCCGTCTACAGCACCCGTTCCACGGCGATCGCCGCCGTCATCGTGAAGTTCGCGGAGACGATGAACGGCATCCGGCCGGTGCGCGCCTTCCGCCGCGAGCGCGCCAACGACACGGAGTTCCAGGCCCTCAACCACCACCATGAGCGCACCAACGGCGACGCCATGCTGGAGATGGCGCGCTATGTCCTCGGCTCCCGGCTCGTCGCCAACACCGCTGTCGCCGGCATCGTGCTGTGGGGCGCGTACCGGGTCGCGGACGGCACGCTGGCGCTCGGTGTGCTGGCCGCCGCCGTCCTCTATCTGCGGCGGCTGTACGACCCGATCGACCGGCTCGGGATGTTCCTCAACTCCTACCAGTCCGCAGCGGCTTCACTCGAGAAGATCGCGGGCCTGCTGGCCCAGATCCCGTCGGTCCCCGAGGCACAGGACCCGAAGGAACTGCCTGCCCGTCACTCGGGCCACCCGGGCCGCGAGGTCGTCTTCGACGGCGTCCGTTTCGCCTACCGCACCGGCGGCGAGGTGCTACCCCGCTTCGATCTGACAATCCCGGCCGGCCAGACCGTCGCCGTCGTCGGCTCGACCGGCGCGGGCAAGTCCACGCTCGCGAAGCTGCTGGCCCGCTTCTACGACCCCACGGAGGGCCGGGTCCTCCTCGACGGCGTCGAGCTGCGCGAGCTGGCGACGCCGGAACTGCGGCGCGGGGTGGTGATGGTGACCCAGGAGGCGTTCCTGTTCTCCGGGACGGTCGCGGAGAACATCGCGATCGGACGGCCGGACGCCTCCCGCGAGGAGATCGAGCAGGCGGCGAAGGCGATCGGCGCGCACGGCTTCATCAGCGGCCTGCCGGACGGCTACGACACGGACGTACGCAAACGGGGCGGCCGGATCTCCGCCGGCCAGCGACAACTGGTGGCCTTCGCCCGCGCGCTGCTCGCCGACCCGGCGGTGCTGATCCTTGACGAGGCGACGAGCTCGCTCGACATCCCGGGTGAACGGGCGGTGCAGCGCGCGATGGACACGGTGCTGCACGGGCGCACGGCGGTGGTGATCGCACACCGCCTGTCGACGGTGGAGATCGCGGACCGGGTGCTGGTGATGGAACACGGCCGCATCGTGGAGGACGGCGCGCCGGGCCGGCTGATCGCCGGGGAGGGCCGCTTCGCGGGCCTGCACCGGGCGTGGCGCGACAGCGTGGTGGGGTGA
- a CDS encoding ABC transporter ATP-binding protein, whose translation MSDTHAATRDRSAVRSLLRLWPYVRPVRTRLFSAAFVAIVASCLGLVIPLVLKWMVDGPVAGRDPGGVWLGALVLLMLGVAEAVLFGLRRWLVARPLASVEAAMRAGLYRHLQRLPVAFHDRWASGQLLSRGTTDLMLVRMFLAFPLTFLVVNATTILVGYVILLGQQWTLGLVLLAPIVPLVILCSVFETRYAIVARKAQDQVGDLTTVVEESVLGIRIIKGFGRHRSQARAFRGLSERLRGTELGKARLLAGIWALITTIPEVAIGAALVLGTIQVADGGLSAGTLVAFLSTALALRWPVESIGFLLAMSQEAATATERYFEVMDAAEESSGGSDVSGAGSADGLRFEGVEFRYPDASDGAAPVLARIDLRVRPGETMALVGGTGSGKTTLTALVPRLHEVTAGRITLDGEDIAAMSRERLRELVSVAFEEPTLFSASVGENVLMGAEGAGDEELDRALDIAQAGFVQSLPHGTDTQVGEQGLSLSGGQRQRLALARAVVGQPRFLVLDDPLSALDVHTEALVEAALRRVLEDTTALVVAHRPSTVMLADRVALLSGGRIAAVGTHQELLRTNGEYAWLMSGADAQENAEESVR comes from the coding sequence ATGTCCGATACACATGCAGCCACCAGGGACCGGTCCGCCGTGCGTTCGCTGCTGCGGCTGTGGCCGTACGTACGCCCGGTCCGAACGCGCCTGTTCAGCGCGGCATTTGTCGCCATAGTGGCCTCCTGCCTCGGCCTGGTCATCCCGCTCGTCCTGAAGTGGATGGTGGACGGCCCGGTCGCGGGCAGGGACCCCGGCGGGGTCTGGCTCGGTGCGCTGGTGCTGCTGATGCTGGGCGTCGCCGAGGCTGTGCTCTTCGGCCTCCGGCGGTGGCTGGTGGCCAGGCCGCTGGCGAGCGTGGAGGCGGCCATGCGGGCCGGTCTCTACCGGCATCTGCAGCGGCTGCCGGTGGCTTTCCACGACCGGTGGGCGTCGGGGCAGTTGCTCTCGCGCGGGACGACGGATCTGATGCTGGTGCGGATGTTCCTGGCCTTTCCGCTGACCTTCCTCGTGGTCAACGCGACGACCATCCTGGTCGGCTATGTGATTCTGCTGGGCCAGCAGTGGACGCTGGGGCTCGTACTCCTGGCACCCATCGTGCCGCTGGTGATTCTCTGCTCGGTCTTCGAGACGCGGTACGCGATCGTCGCCCGGAAGGCGCAGGACCAGGTCGGCGATCTGACGACCGTCGTCGAGGAGAGCGTGCTCGGCATCCGCATCATCAAGGGCTTCGGCCGCCACCGCAGCCAGGCCCGCGCCTTCCGCGGGCTCTCGGAGCGGCTGCGCGGTACGGAGCTGGGCAAAGCGCGGCTGCTGGCCGGGATCTGGGCACTGATCACGACCATCCCGGAGGTGGCGATCGGCGCGGCGCTGGTGCTGGGCACGATCCAGGTCGCCGACGGCGGTCTGTCGGCGGGCACGCTGGTGGCGTTCCTGTCGACAGCGCTCGCGCTGCGCTGGCCGGTGGAGTCGATCGGCTTTCTGCTGGCGATGAGCCAGGAGGCGGCGACGGCGACGGAGCGGTACTTCGAGGTGATGGACGCGGCGGAGGAGTCGTCCGGGGGGTCGGACGTGTCCGGGGCCGGCAGCGCCGACGGGCTCCGGTTCGAGGGCGTCGAGTTCCGCTACCCGGACGCGTCCGACGGCGCCGCGCCCGTGCTCGCCCGCATCGATCTGCGGGTACGTCCCGGCGAGACCATGGCCCTGGTCGGCGGGACCGGCTCCGGAAAGACCACGCTCACCGCGCTCGTACCGCGACTGCACGAGGTGACCGCGGGCCGGATCACACTGGACGGGGAGGACATCGCGGCGATGTCTCGCGAGCGGTTGCGCGAGCTGGTGTCCGTGGCTTTCGAGGAGCCGACGCTGTTCTCGGCGAGCGTCGGAGAGAACGTTCTGATGGGCGCGGAGGGCGCGGGCGACGAAGAGCTGGACCGGGCCCTGGACATCGCGCAGGCCGGTTTCGTGCAGTCGCTGCCCCACGGCACCGACACCCAGGTCGGCGAGCAGGGCCTCAGCCTCTCCGGCGGACAGCGGCAGCGCTTGGCCCTGGCCAGGGCGGTCGTCGGGCAGCCGCGCTTCCTGGTGCTCGACGACCCGCTGTCGGCGCTGGATGTGCATACGGAGGCGCTGGTCGAGGCCGCACTGCGCAGAGTGCTTGAGGACACGACGGCGCTGGTGGTGGCGCACCGCCCGTCGACGGTGATGCTGGCGGACCGGGTGGCGCTGCTGTCGGGCGGGCGGATCGCGGCGGTCGGCACTCATCAGGAACTGCTGCGTACGAATGGGGAGTACGCGTGGCTGATGTCCGGCGCCGATGCCCAGGAGAACGCCGAGGAGAGTGTCCGATGA